One window of the Dreissena polymorpha isolate Duluth1 chromosome 5, UMN_Dpol_1.0, whole genome shotgun sequence genome contains the following:
- the LOC127832538 gene encoding uncharacterized protein LOC127832538 yields the protein MSCGFNIIEIDSKSEQLQCRQRLISLGNVSSSFMCNVIAVFYATSLNNNSMIYNKISNSEQHNNYYIKIIMQYFVFLVGMLVASFRSSTQQYTGINVNSAWLCGRGETFAVNASSVFRLVGVASDSSVTCKMHFSATGDSNGCNGLCYMFQFYNVINDAGVQFNIEAASISETFTNNSVIPARLPRCSDATTLNISLKLAPGFSYVYSNKTLQYKLRIDVFHKCGALGTMKSQKYSHAFLIEAGHMTKEQFDAAERATFSDGVAVGCAFAGSFIFIMLAGIFYTRYMK from the exons ATGTCGTGTGGCtttaatattattgaaatagattcaaagagcgaacaactgcagtgccgtCAGCGCTTGATTAGCTTAGGCAACGTTAGTTCATCGTTCATGTGCAACGTAATTGCGGTTTTTTACGCAACGTCATTAAATAACAATTCAATGATTTATAACAAGATTAGCAATAGCGAGCAGCACAACAATTATTACATCAAGATAATAATGCAGTATTTTGTATTCCTTGTGGGTATGCTTGTGGCGTCTTTTCGCTCTTCAACACAACAATACACAg GCATAAACGTGAACTCCGCCTGGCTATGCGGTCGAGGGGAGACGTTCGCCGTCAACGCTAGCAGCGTCTTTCGGTTGGTCGGCGTTGCCTCCGACTCGAGCGTCACGTGCAAAATGCATTTTTCCGCGACAGGCGATAGCAACGGTTGTAACGGTCTCTGCTACATGTTCCAATTTTACAACGTCATAAATGATGCGGGTGTTCAATTCAACATCGAGGCGGCATCCATATCCGAG ACCTTCACAAACAATTCGGTGATCCCAGCACGATTACCGAGATGTTCCGACGCAACAACGCTGAATATTTCGCTAAAGCTGGCCCCCGGCTTTTCCTATGTATACTCAAACAAAACTCTACAGTACAAGCTGAGAATCGACGTCTTTCACAAGTGCGGTGCGCTGGGTACCATGAAAAGTCAAAAATATTCCCACGCCTTTTTAATTGAAGCAG GTCACATGACCAAGGAGCAATTTGATGCAGCCGAGCGCGCTACGTTTTCGGATGGGGTTGCTGTCGGATGCGCTTTCGCCGGCTCCTTTATATTCATTATGCTCGCCGGTATCTTTTATACGAGATACATGAAATAA